The DNA region GCGTAATCCCAATGGCCGGCACCGGTGATGCCATACTGCCATGACTGCCAGAGCATACGACGGTAATGCCCGAGGGGATGGAATGTCTTGTCCGGTCCTTCGCAGTTATAGGTATAAAACTGCTTGCCTGCGTTCTTTTCTTCGGTGAAGAACCGGATGCGTTCCTCATCGAGGCGTCCGGCGACAAGATGCGGGCACCAGACGTCGACGAGCGGCGCGATCGATCTGCTCGCCGCCACCGTGGTCGCCTGCGTCGGATCAACGAAGATACGCAGGTTCGGATCGGCCTCTTTGAACATCGCCCATATTTCTCGGCCGCCGGCATTGATGAGCTTGTCATTCGGCTCATCGATGGGGTACATCGCATAATCCGCATAGGTAAGCCCGAGCGATGCGCAATGCGAGACCACCTGTGCCGTAAGCGACTTCATTGCCGATTTCCATTCCGCCGAGCCGAGCTTGAACGTCTTTCCGGCAGTGAAATCACCGAGCGGTTTATTGATACCGTTCCCGATATCGCCGAAATAGCAGAAGAAAAAGAATTTTTTTATCCCGGCATCGCGATGAAGTTTTATCACGTCATCCAGCTTTGAGAAATCGACCGCCGTGACATTCCCGCCGTCATCAAAGGTGAATTTCGGCATCTGTGCCGGATGAATGACCGCCGTATCGATGTAATGCGCGGCTAGATCGGCCACCGCTGCCTTCACATCCGCGGCTACCGGAGCAAAATTGATATATGCCCAGTTATAGGTCGAGACCGGTATCGGCCGCGGGAGCATGACAGGGAGCACTTTCACCGAAAGGGCTATCGTATACGCGCCCTTCCCGGTCGAGAGCGATAGTGTCCCGCTGTACTCCCCCGCCGGCGTATTATCGGTCTTCACCTGCACCCAGAACGCACGATTGTTGCCCGGCGCTATCGGCACAGTTCCGTCCGCAAGCGGAAGCGCATCGGGGCGGAGGAGCCCGTCATTACATTCAACGTTCTCAGCGAACCGCAGTACAATGTTCTTTTTCGGTATCGATGCGCCCGTGCCGGCCAGATCGGTCGCGTTGATCATAACGTTCCGGACACTATCACCGGCATTGAACACGGCGAACGATATCGACTCATATTCATCGGCGCCCATGACAAGTGAAAGTGACTTGCAATCGGATGCCCCTTCCGGCGGAAGATCGAATGCGCCGAAATCGTTCCATCCGCTCCCCGCATGCACGACCATCGATTTTCCCGGGAAACGTATCGCCGCCGCCTTTGCATTGACGATGCCCGCTTTGTCGCGAAGCGCCGTGAGCGCTCCCCGATCGGCTGCGTTCTGTGCTTCCTTTTCGATACCGCCGATCTCTTCGGCGAGTGCGGCATCGTTCTTTGCAAGGAATTCCTTGAGCGGCCTGAGTTCACCGAGCAGCGCCGCTTTCTCGCGCGCTGATTTGCGCATATCGAATATCGCCGAACCGAGCATGTCGGTCGTATACGTCGTGCCGGTAAGCGCTACCGACGAAGGAGGGAAATCGCCCTTGATGACCTCAATCTCATCGGCGAACATATAGCTGCCGTTCGCGACAAGCGAAACGGCGATATAGCGTCCTTTCGTCCTCAAGTCGTTGAGATGATACCGTGCCGCATACCACTCGCCGTTCTTATCAGGCATGAGCGTTCCGAACCGGCGTCCCGCGTGATAGAAATTCTTTCCGTCCTCGCTCACGAAAAATACCGCGTCGGGAAAATTTACCGATGCCGCTTTCGCGCCGCCCGCAGTGTTGACCGCAAGCTCGCGTATCGGCTGTGTGGTACCGAGATCGACGATGATCTCCACCCGCCCGGCATTCACCCAGCCGACCGTCGACTTCTGTGTCCAGAAATATCCCTCCGTGAACGCGCCGTCGGTAAGCTGCTTGTCGTCGTCGGCGTCCATGCACAGCGAATAGTTCGGTTTTTTCGACATCGTATATTTTTTTTCGAGCGCGAGGTTCACTCCGGAAAGGGCTTTTGTTCCCGTCGGCGCTGCGGTGGCAACGGGAACTTCTTTCCCCTCGCGCACCTCCACATCATCGAACCACACGGTACCCGATCCCTGGTGGAGATACAATATCACCGTTGTCATCGTCTGCGATCCGGAGTTGAACGGGAGTGATATCCGCTTCCATGCGAACGTGCCCTTCAGTGTTTCCGATGCCTTCAGAGTACCGCCGTCCTTACGCCCGAGGTAGAGCTTAACGCCGAGGCCTTTTTCCGAAAGCACTACGGTATCGCCTTTGACCCAGACACTGGCGATATAATCGGTATCCGGCTTCAGCTCGATGTTCTGCCGTATCTGTGAATAGCTGGAAGTGTTCTTATGGGCGATACGCACGCCGTTCTTTCCGGTGCGGAATTGCGCATTGTCGGCCAGAACCGCGGCTTCTTCGCCGGACGCCTCGGTGTACTGCCAGCCGGCCGGTTTACCGCCATCAAGTGCTTCAAAACCGGGGTTTTTCAACATATTCGCCTGCGGAAATACCGTTGCTGCTGCAAAGATCAGGATGGTGATGCACTGTTTCATATGACAACCTCGTATCGGGGAAATATCAAGTTATACGTATAACTTGATTATATGTACGTACAATATAATCGATTCTCCGTTGTTTGTCAAGGAAGCAGAAATAACCGCGGACGATCCCTGTAAGATTTTTCCCTTCTGTGCGTTCCATAGATGTAGTTCAAATGACACAAGACAAGGAGAGCGGCCAATGATCGAGACGAAAGACCCGCATGATGCGATATCCGACAACAGCATCAAAGCGATGATAAAACACATAAGCGCACATAATACGGATATCATGCGCCATTCCATGCGCGTAGCGACCTATGCGGTCAATATCGGGAAGACGATGGGCGTTGCCGCGAATCAATGCAAGTCATTGCTCCATGGCTGCCTTATCCACGATATCGGCTATCTCTGGGTGCCAAAAGCGATATTCCAGTCGCCCCGAACGCTCGCGCTGCACGAAAAAGTGAAGATACACCGCCATGTGGATTTCGGGCACTACTTCGTTTCCCGGCACATCGAGAACCCCGATGTCATCGATATCGTGAAATATCATCACGAACGTATCGATGGAAAAGGATATCCGTACCGTATCGGGGGCACGAGCATTCCGCTCCTGCCGCGCATCGCTGCAGTGGCGGACGCCTACGAGGCGCTCACCGAGAAGCGCGCATATCGCCCCGCGTTCAAGCCCGAGATAGCGCTTAATCAGATACACCGGTCGAGCGGCAGACAGTTCGACGAGGATGTCGTGGGGGCCCTGCATGAGTACGTCGCATCGACGAATACCGACAGCGGGAGCAGGCCTTCTTTCGATTTCGATGCGCCATGACCGCGTACCGATGTTGACAGGAGGGGTGCTATGCGTATACTGACGAAGGTATGATCGTCGTATCGCATCATAAGCGAAGCATGTGAGAGAATGAGGAGCTATGGACCGTACTGAGGCAGTATTCGCACAGCTGACCGGAAAATTCGGCCCGATGGTGTTCCGTGTAGCGGCGAATTATCTCGGCAATGACGATGACGCAAAGGATGTTATGCAGGAAGTGTTCATCAAATTCTTCAGGCGCTACCGCGATGCCGAGCCATCAGGGGCGTACTCTTCATTGTTCTACCGCATGACGATAAACGCATCATGCGATCATTGGAGAAAGAACCGCAAACGCCGGCATGAGCAGATGGACGACGCGTCCGCGGCGGATACGGAAAGTCCCGAGGCGGCGGAGACGCGCCGTGAGGTACAGACGGCGATAGCCTCTTTGCCGGAACAGTATCGCGCGCCGGTGATACTGCGGTACATGGAGGGCAAGTCGAGCAAAGAAATATCGGAAGTTCTGCATGTCAGTGTATCAGCGCTCGACGTCCGTCTCTATCGCGCCCGTGAAATGCTCTCGAAAACGCTGTCGCATATATTCCCCGCGGGAGGTGCCGTATGACATGCCGAAAGACCGCTCTTCTCCTCGACCGGTACGCAACGGATGAGCTCGCCGTAAAAGAGCGTTCGCTCGTAGAGGCACACCTCAACGGATGCGCCGAATGTTCAAAGAGGCTTGCAGGCATACATGCGCTTCGCGGCGTCATCTCCTCGGCACGCACCGATGCGGCCCCGTCCATACTGCCTGAGCTTCGAACATCTATGGCCGAGCCGTTGCAGCAAAAGAAGCCGCGTGTACCGTTCGATACGATACGCACACGGCTTGCAACGCTCCGTATGCCGCAGTACCTGACCGCAGCTGCTGCAGTCGCGGCGGCGGTCATCGCGATAGCAGTGCTCCCGTCCCGCATCGGCGATCGCTCGCTGCCGCGGCTCTCGGACGCGACACGCATCAAGGGAACGAATGCGATATTCATCTACCGAAAGAACGGTGATTCACAGAGCCGTCTTACGAACGGATCGCTCGCGCAGAAAGGCGATATTTTTCAGATATGCTACATCGCCAACAATGGTTCCCACGGCGTACTTTTCTCGGTCGATGGTCGCGGCGGTGTAACGCTCCATCATCCGTCGAGGGCGGACGGATCGACCGAGCTCATCAGGAACAGAGAGACCTGCCTTGACCGTGCGAATGAGCTCGATGATGCGCCCCGGTATGAAAAGTTCTTCCTTGCCGTTGCGCCACGGGCGATGGATAGCGCATCGGTCATCAATGCTGCGAAAATAGCGGCTCGCCGCACGCATGATATCGATGCATCGGTACTGTCCGTGCTCAGTAATTATTCCGTTACAACGTTCACACTGAGGAAGCAATAACCATGAACATGAAAAAAGCCCTCGCATTGACCGTCATTGTGTACGCATGCTTCGCTCAGGCCGAGAGCGGTATGCGGCGATTCGGCATATTCGCCGGCGCAAGCCGCGGGGGCACGCTCCCTGAGCTCATCTATCCATTGAGCGATGCAAAGTCGCTTTCCGAGGTGTTCGTCACGCTCGGCGGATTCGATGAGCGTGATACGACCGTGCTTGCCAATCCCACACTCGCCGATCTCAGGAACGATATAGCTGCGCTCAAGGCAAAAGTGGCCGCCGCGAAGAAAGAGAAATTCCGTGTTGAGATGATATTCTATTATTCGGGGCATTCCGATAAGACGGGCCTTCTCCTCGGTGACGAGGTCTATCGCTATGAGGACCTCAAAAAGGACACCGAAGGGATAGCGGCCGATATGCGCATCCTTATTCTCGATTCCTGCATGTCGGGTACGCTTACGACGCTCAAAGGATCGAGCGCGCGACCGCCATTCCTTTTTGACAGCACCATCGATATGGAAGGCTATGCCTTTCTCACCTCCTCTCGTTCTACCGAGTATTCGCAGGAGTCGGACACGCTCGGTGGTTCGTTCTTCACGCATGCGCTTATTTCGGGACTTCGCGGGGCAGCGGATACCGTCGCCGACGGACGGGTGACGCTTGATGAACTTCGGCAGTTCGCATCGCAGGAAACACGCAAAAAGACCGAGCATACCACCGGCGGCGTGCAGCATCCAAGCTACAGCATGCGTGTCAAAGGCTCCGGTGATGTGGTCATGACCGCGCTCGGCAAGCTTTCATCGTCCATTTCGCTTGCGGATAATGTTGCAGGCCATGCCTATGTCCGCGGTGAGAACAGCAGGCTCATCGCGGAGATGACGAAGCAGGAAGGAAAAGCAATGACAATAGCCGTTCCCGACGGGAAGTATGTCATTACCCTGGAAAAGGACGGCCGCTGGTACGAGGCGAGGTCCGAGGTGTCGAAAGCGAAGGCGTCGACGCTCGGGCGAAATGCGTTCAGGCAGATACGAGTGCGCACGGCTGCGGCGAAGGGCGGACCGGCAGTGTACCGTGTAGCGGTGCTCGATTTTGTATCGAAAGGGAATGCCGCACGTGCCGATGCGAACGTGATAACGGAACTGTTCCGGACGGAACTGGTGAACGGTAAGCGCTATGATGTCCTTGACCGCAACAATATGGATATGATACTCAAGGAGCAGGAATTCGTGAAAAGCGGCTGCACGGAGAATACCTGCGCCGTGCAGATAGGGAAGATACTGAACGTTGATTACATGTTCTTCGGCAATCTCATGAAGATGGGTAATCTCTACTATGTAAGCGCCGGTATTATCGATGTTGAAACATCACGCATCGTGAAAAGCGAACGCGTGAGCATGAAGTCGCTCGATGAGAGCACGACCGTGCTCGCCGATCTGTTGAAGCGGCTTGCGGTCGATGCCGAAAGTACGACAGCGGTCGCCGCGGTGCAGCCGGCGTGGGCGGCCGCACGGGAGAACGCTCCGTTCTCGGCACGAAGCGGCTTCACCGCACTTGCATGGAACGGAAGGATTTGGCTCTTCGGCGGATACGAGCCTGCGACGAAGAAAACGCTCCGTGATGTCTGGTCGACATCGGACGGGACCAATTGGCAGCTCGCGAACCGGAAAGCGAATTTCTGGGACCGCAACCGCCATGCGTCAGCGGTGTTCAATAGTGCGCTCTGGATAGTCGGCGGTTTCCAGGCGAACTCCGGCGGCTTCAACGGCTCGATGAACGATGTGTGGCGTTCGACCGACGGTACGAACTGGAGCCAATTCATGCGCAGTACCGGATTTACCGTTCGCGAAGGGCACACGCTTGTGCCGTTCAAAAATGCGCTCTGGGTTATCGGCGGTTTCGCCTTCCGCGAGAACGTCAATGATGTGATACGCTCGGACAGCGGCAGCAATTGGCTGACCGTAAACAGCAACGCGCCGTTCTCGGCACGCAATGAACACACCTCGTTCGTCCTGGGCGATTCGCTCTATATCGCCGGTGGTATCGGAGAAGATGGAAATGCGATGAACGATATATGGAAGACGAGGGACGGGAAGCAATGGACGCGAGGGACGGGGCCGTTCTCACCGCGCTTCGGGGCGCGCACGGTGGTCATCGGCACAGCCGTGTATCTCATCGGCGGATGCGACGGGAAGAACGGCATGAACGATATCTGGCGGTCTGTCGACGGCGTTACCTGGACCGCGGAAGCGGCGCCTCCGTTCACCGGGAGATTCCTGCATGAAGCCGTCGCATTCAATGGAAGTATATGGGTCATCGGCGGCGTCACCGACGATTCGTACGAGGAAGCGCTCAATGATGTCTGGTCTTTGTCGAAGTAAAACGCGGTTGAACACGGCAGTGATCGGACAATGCGGAATATCACCGCAGGATATACGGCGCCTCGCGCATCGGTGCTGAAAGCGAAATAAGCGAGAGTATGAATCAAAACCGCCGCTCACACCGACGACAATGCCGGTCCTGCCGAGCCTTTTCATTGTCTGCCGGATAAAGACTTCGATGCGCGCACATTCCTTCTTCGGGTTTGCTGCCGGAATATCGAGTTTCATGCTCCACCACCAGGTTACGGTCAGTATAACGCCTTCGATGATGCCGTCAATCAAAGGAATGCTGCGTTTCTCGGGTATTTGACAATATGTTCATATTGTATTATAATTGTTGTATCATATTTGTATTATGAAATATAAAGACCTTGAAAAAACGATAACCGCGGCCATTTCCTCGGGGAAATATCATACCGATGATGTACTTCCCACGGAAGAGGAATTGTGCGGGAAATACGATATCTCACGCTCTACCGTGCGGCTTGCCTATAACAGCCTTGAGAAAAGCGGAATCATCTACCGCGAGAAAGGACGCGGGACTTTCGTGAAAGGAAGCAGAAGAAAGCGCTCAATCTACACGATCGGTCTTATATTCGACAGACCGAGGGATGCGCCGTTCATCGGTACCAATGTATACATCAATGCACGCATGGAAGGAATGCGGAGCGTGCTGTCGAAAGCGGGGCATACAGCATCGCTCATCGTCGTCGACAGCGAGCATGATGATTACTGCGACCTGGAGCGCATGACTCCGGACGGCGTGCTCGATCTCGGCAATACGATATCGCCGCGGTTGAAGCGCCTGCTTACGGAGAAAGGCATCCCGCTCATCGGCGTAAGCGGCGGAGCAACGCCTCGTTATGACGATATCCCCTATGTACTTACCGACGAAGCCCCCGGCGCAAAAGAAGCCGTGGAATACTGCATCGCGAAAGGGTACGATTCGTTCGGCTTCATCGGCACCTATCCTGAGCGCTATCTGCGCTTCAACGAACTCCTCGCGGAACACGGACGGTCGATATCGGAAGAGCACACCTTCATGCTGCCGCCGATGCCCTGGTACAATGTATCCCATATCAAACCGGCAATGAACGTCCTTGATCATCTCAAGGCGAAGGCATCGCATCCCTCGCTCTATTTCTTCTCTACCGATGAGGTCGCGTATCATTTCACGGTGCTCCGCGAGGCTTCGGAAAAGAGAACGGCGGAATACGGCATTATCGGTTTCGGCAATGTCGAGGAGAAAATGGGCATACCGGAGCATGAGCGCATGGTGAGCACGATCAACTCACCGGCATTCGAAAGCGGCGCGGCGGCGGCCGAAATGGTCGTCGGGCTTATCTCCGGGAACGACGTTATAACAAGAACGGTATCATCGTCATTCATACCAAGAAAGACCACGCGATAACGGAGGAAGCATGTATCGAAATGCCATTCTCGCAGGTATGTTCGTCGTTTCGACGATATTCGGTGCCGGCAAGCACTGGGATTCACACTTCCCGGTCGGCTGCTATCTCTACACCTATGTGTGGGAGCAGAATACCAATGCGCAGGTGCAGGACCTTTCTATCGCCGTCAAAAAGCTCGCATCGCTCGGATTCACCTACGTGTATCTCGGCGGCGTGAAGGATAATGCTCTTTGGAATACCATGCTGGAAATATGTGATGCCCACAGGATATCCATTATCCCGCAGCTTGACTTCGCATATATATCGTCTCCGGATGTGAGCAAAGTGCCTGCACGTGCAGCATTGGCCGCAGAATTCATCAAAAAATACAAGGATCATCCGTCTGTCGCTGCATTCAGCGTGAAGGAAGAGCCCTCGCCGGACTATCTTCCCGCTATCAAAGAGTACTATACGATTGTACTTCGCGAAGTGCCCGATGCTCCCCTCATGCTCCTGCACAACTCCCTTCCTGCGATACAGCAGATGAAGCCGCCGTATCCGCGCATCTCGGGAACCGACCGCTACTGCTTCTGGTGGGAATGGGGTACGGCAGGCAACCGCGCCACGCCCCGCTCAGCGCTTCGGTGGTTCCATACGCAGATGGATGCGTTCTACCAGAGCAGCGCCCAACAGAACGCGGAATTCCACGCGGTATTCACGGCAAATACGCTTGAAGGATTCCGAACGACGAACAAGGTCCGTACGATGTTCTATCCGTCATCCATCGCAGAGGACACGAGACAGACTTTGTTCGAACGGGTACTGAAATTGGCGAATTCGACGGATCAGGGCTTTTATCGGATAAGCGAAGATATCGTCGGGTACTGGAAATACTATCGCCCGCCGGAGAACTGTGTTCGTGCCATGGCATGGCTCTCCGTAATGGAAGGTGCACGCTCGATATCGTCGTGGTCCTACGGTCCGCTGCGCGAGGATATGCGGAATTTTGCGCACCGGAGCTCGAACGCATCACAGCAGCGTGAGTATATTACACCCATCTCAGGATGGGATATGTCCGGCACTTCCGCGCTCAATGAGTACAGTGCATTTGCCCGCGAGATACAACGCTACGCACCGCTGTTACGTGCCTTGAAAAAGGAAACGACGCGCATCATCGGTACGCCTGCGGGGCATGAAACGGTGACCACGGAACGACCGACGTCCCCGGTCATCACGGTGCAGGAAACCGATGTCGTATGGCGTTCTTTCACCGTGAGCGGATACACCGGAAAGGTCATTATTATCGTGAATACCGCGGTCGGGACCTGGTGCAGCGGGCGTTCTCCCGACCAATTGTCAGCAGCCGATACATTCCGGATCGACGAGAAGGGGGAAGTTATTGACTATACGCCGAATACTGCAGCACGGACCATCCGCGCTGCCGCTGCCGACAGCTTTGGCTGTGTTGACCTTCGCACGGGGGAGATCGTCTCGGACAGTAACGGCGCACTGACACTTTCCGTCGAACCGGGAGGTGCCGATCTGCTCTTCATTTCGCCGCGCTCGAATGATGAAGATAAACGTTTGCGCAAGCAGTTCGGTCTATAGAAAATAAATTCACGGGAGTCAGCAATGAGAAACGTATTTCTGATGATGCTTCTGTCAGCAATGTGTTTCGGGCTTGAAGAGAAAAAGCCCGCGGCGAAAGAAGGCTTCATCCATTACCGCTACTACAACGGTTTCGAGGAAGCGGAAGATGCATCGTTCAAACAATGGGCGAAGAACAGCGATGTCACCGTGAATTTCATGGGCGTGACCGATGAAAGATCAGCGGGCGGAAAAAAAAGCTTTAAGATCGATATCACGTTCAATTCCGGCTCATATTACTACGTATCGCTGCCGCTCAATGTTCCCTGCGAAGGCGACATCGTCTTCAAATGCTCACTATACATCGATAAAGCGAGCACGGTACGCGCCATACCCGGCCTCGATTTCCAATTCCCGCCGACGAAGGATTCCGGCGTGTACCGCTGCCAGGAAAAGGATACGGTGAATGCATGGATGCATTATCGCGACGAGGGGGCAGTCAGTGGGGCAAAAAAAAGCTCGCTCTCGTTCTTCCGCAAGGCGAATACGCCCGGGCTTAACCCTGATACCGGCGGCAAAGTGATAGACCTCATCGGCATCATGATAACCGGCGGGGCACCCGGAAAACGCATCATCGCGTACATCGACGAGGTGGAGCTGCATGGTACCGTGCCCGACCCAGCGGCATACAAGAAGATCTATGAATCACGTATCGCCTCAGGGAAAGTGGAATCGCGCGAACGTGCCGCGCGCTGGCAGTCCGATCTTACTGCGCTTAAGCCGCTCTTCGATGTTCCGGTCAAACCGGGATACGGCGAATCGTATAAGGCTGCCGTGCTCAGCGAGCTTGCCGCGGTGTCAGGCATCGTTGCCGATATGATCGCGCGCGATACGGTATCGTTCGATATTGAACCGCGCATCCGTTTTCTCATGACCGCCGCACCGGAGATAAAGGAAAATCTCAGGCGGCTTTCCGCGAAAGAGGCATCCGGCATGGTGATACACATGGTCGATCCTGCCGGCCAATACATGGTACTTCCGGACACGAAGATCATTCACGGCACGATAAGCGCACAGGTAAGCGCTGTCATGTGCAAAAATGAATTTGAATCGGCGAGTTTCGTCGTTACTGCGCTCGATGAGCTTTCTGACCTGAGTGTATCACTATCCGATCTCAACGGACCTGCGGTGTATCCCGCATCGAAGGCGGATATCAAGCTCGTGAAATGCTGGTATCAGGTGGCCTATGACCCGCTCTCGCCGATAAGTGCCCGCCCGAAGACAGCGGCGCTCTATCCCGAGCTTCTCCTCAACGACGATGCGCTCGTAAAGGTCGATACCGTATCATCGAACAATCACCTGCGCATAGGAAGTGACTATCAGCTCGTGTCGACACGGAAATTCGGCGCGCTCGGGAGATGGACGCCGTCGGTCGATGAGTACCCGGTTCGCGACAGCGCCGTGCTGAAACCGGTGACCATTCCACAGGGAAAGAATCAGCAATTCATCATCACCTTCCGCCCGGCCGATACTCCTGCGGGCATGTACAAAGGAACACTCACGCTCTCGGCGGGAAGCGTGAAGAAAGTACTGAACGTAGCATTGACCATGCTCGACTTTTCGCTCGTGAAGCAGGAGAACTTTATCTCTTCCGCTTACTATGTCGCACGGCTCGATCCGACGGACAAGGGGACAGTGTCCTCCGAGAGTAAAAGCGAGCAGCAGTACTTCATCGATATGAGCAATATGGCCGCGTACGGCATCGATAACCCCACCGTGTACGAGAAATTCATGCCCGATCCCGCGCCATTCGAGAAGGCGCTCATGCTCCGCGCCAAGGCCGGCATCGACAACTCCGTGATATTCTCGCTCGGTGTGACGACAGGCGCTGCGGGCACCGAAGCGGGCGACAAGTCCATCATCGAGGGGGCGATACGCGGACGGGAAATAGCCGCTAAGTACGGATGCAAAGAATTCTTTGTGTACGGCATTGATGAAGCCGTCGGCGATCGCGTGATGAAACAGCTTAAGGTATGGGAAGAGCTAAATAAGCTCGGGATAAAAGTGTTCGTCGCCGGATACCCGGGCGGCATGAAGGGCGTCGCGCATGCATTGAATGTCTGCGTGAGCGCGTTCGCTGCCGGCGCGGGCATTGACCGCGATGAGGTGTCGCTTTTCCACAAGAACGGCAATCGACTTGTGTCGTACAATGACCCGCAGATAGGCGTCGAAGACCCGTATATCTATCGGAAGAATTACGGCATCATGCTCGCTGCGTACGGCATCGACGGAGCGATGGACTATGCGTATCAGCATTCTTTCGGGAATATCTGGGATGATTTCGACGATTTTACGTACAAGGACCATGTGTTCGCGTATCCGACCGCCGACGGTGTGGTGAACACCGTACCGTTCATCGGCTATCGCGAGGGGATGGATGACATGCGTTATGTCGCAACGCTCAGAAAAGCCATTGTTGCGGCAAATGCAAAAGACGATGCAAAAGCTGCTGCCGCGCAAAGTGTGCTCGACGGCATCCTCAAAGCCTTCAACGATTCCGGCAACGGCGATGAGTACGTCACAAGCCGCTTCGGCAATGGCGCATACATCGATCTCGGTGCACAGCGCACGGCTATCATTCAGGCGATACGATCGCTCAATTACCGCTGAGGGAACGATGCCGTACCCGTTCACCTCGATCTATTTCGACGACCCGATAGAGCCCTTGCGCGCGATCGATGTGTTCATGCCGAAGAAGGTGTCGCGGAATGCCGCGCTCTTCTTCGTGCACGGCGGCGGCTGGCGCGCGGGTTCGCGCTCCGGGTATCACGCGATCATGCGTGCGTTCAACGCCGAAGGCTTCATCTGCGCGGGTACGGATTATCGATTGTCCGGCGTGACGCTCATCGATCAGCTCACCGATATCCGTCACGGCTATGATGTTTTCGTGAGCGAATTGAAGCGAATGAACATCGCTCCGTGCATCATCACCTATGGCGGTTCGGCAGGTGCGCATCTTGCGGCACTGCTCTCGTTCGCCAAGCCGGGAGCATGCGGGGAATCACTCTCGTTCCGGGGCTATTCTCCCGTCAATGCATGGACACCTCCCGCCGCGACAATGCTTTCCGCGTTCACGCCGTTCTTTACGCCGTGGGACGATATTTTCCCCGGCATATGGGCGAGCATGCAGGACATCGCCGGTGCTTCATTCGCAGATGACCCCGCGCGGTACGAACGCTTCTCGCCGATAATGTATGTCGGTGCAGATACGCCGCCGGTGTTCGTGTCGCATGCACAGAACGAGCATATGTTCCCGTACGAGAATCTCATGCGCTTCGAAGAAAAGATGACATCGTTCGGAAAGCATGTCGAAATAAGAACGTATGCGAATACGGAACACGGGTTCTTCTATGATGTGACGCGCCGCCAGCAGAAAGAGGTGTTCCATGATATGCTTGGCTACATCGGAGGCTTATCATGAGACATGTCATAGTCGCAGCGTTGACGGCCGTTTTCACCTTGTGTGCCGAGGTCCCCGCACACCGCCTTCACGGCATCATCTGGCTTGCCGGTTTCACCGACCGGTTCGGCGATGCAACGTCCCTTGAGCGGCATCTGCCGTTCGTTACCGGGACGCTCGCATCGAACACGTACATCGACGGCGTGTACATCGCATTGCGCTGGGATGACTTTGAGCCGACGAAGGGTGACTACAAATGGGACCGCCTGGACAGCGTGATCGACTGTGTACGGAAAGCGGACCGTTTCTACAAACTTGTCCTCGAT from Spirochaetota bacterium includes:
- a CDS encoding HD domain-containing phosphohydrolase produces the protein MIETKDPHDAISDNSIKAMIKHISAHNTDIMRHSMRVATYAVNIGKTMGVAANQCKSLLHGCLIHDIGYLWVPKAIFQSPRTLALHEKVKIHRHVDFGHYFVSRHIENPDVIDIVKYHHERIDGKGYPYRIGGTSIPLLPRIAAVADAYEALTEKRAYRPAFKPEIALNQIHRSSGRQFDEDVVGALHEYVASTNTDSGSRPSFDFDAP
- a CDS encoding sigma-70 family RNA polymerase sigma factor; protein product: MDRTEAVFAQLTGKFGPMVFRVAANYLGNDDDAKDVMQEVFIKFFRRYRDAEPSGAYSSLFYRMTINASCDHWRKNRKRRHEQMDDASAADTESPEAAETRREVQTAIASLPEQYRAPVILRYMEGKSSKEISEVLHVSVSALDVRLYRAREMLSKTLSHIFPAGGAV
- a CDS encoding zf-HC2 domain-containing protein; this translates as MTCRKTALLLDRYATDELAVKERSLVEAHLNGCAECSKRLAGIHALRGVISSARTDAAPSILPELRTSMAEPLQQKKPRVPFDTIRTRLATLRMPQYLTAAAAVAAAVIAIAVLPSRIGDRSLPRLSDATRIKGTNAIFIYRKNGDSQSRLTNGSLAQKGDIFQICYIANNGSHGVLFSVDGRGGVTLHHPSRADGSTELIRNRETCLDRANELDDAPRYEKFFLAVAPRAMDSASVINAAKIAARRTHDIDASVLSVLSNYSVTTFTLRKQ
- a CDS encoding carbohydrate binding domain-containing protein, producing MKQCITILIFAAATVFPQANMLKNPGFEALDGGKPAGWQYTEASGEEAAVLADNAQFRTGKNGVRIAHKNTSSYSQIRQNIELKPDTDYIASVWVKGDTVVLSEKGLGVKLYLGRKDGGTLKASETLKGTFAWKRISLPFNSGSQTMTTVILYLHQGSGTVWFDDVEVREGKEVPVATAAPTGTKALSGVNLALEKKYTMSKKPNYSLCMDADDDKQLTDGAFTEGYFWTQKSTVGWVNAGRVEIIVDLGTTQPIRELAVNTAGGAKAASVNFPDAVFFVSEDGKNFYHAGRRFGTLMPDKNGEWYAARYHLNDLRTKGRYIAVSLVANGSYMFADEIEVIKGDFPPSSVALTGTTYTTDMLGSAIFDMRKSAREKAALLGELRPLKEFLAKNDAALAEEIGGIEKEAQNAADRGALTALRDKAGIVNAKAAAIRFPGKSMVVHAGSGWNDFGAFDLPPEGASDCKSLSLVMGADEYESISFAVFNAGDSVRNVMINATDLAGTGASIPKKNIVLRFAENVECNDGLLRPDALPLADGTVPIAPGNNRAFWVQVKTDNTPAGEYSGTLSLSTGKGAYTIALSVKVLPVMLPRPIPVSTYNWAYINFAPVAADVKAAVADLAAHYIDTAVIHPAQMPKFTFDDGGNVTAVDFSKLDDVIKLHRDAGIKKFFFFCYFGDIGNGINKPLGDFTAGKTFKLGSAEWKSAMKSLTAQVVSHCASLGLTYADYAMYPIDEPNDKLINAGGREIWAMFKEADPNLRIFVDPTQATTVAASRSIAPLVDVWCPHLVAGRLDEERIRFFTEEKNAGKQFYTYNCEGPDKTFHPLGHYRRMLWQSWQYGITGAGHWDYADTGWTKGENSAWTDFDGARIDFSIIYDAATAPAHVTKKEVQIPSRRWEAWRDGVEEYAYLWLLKESIVKARRAGKEAAAVSAEKVLKNTVDVIISQTKDTGAFASAHRTVLETIAALGK